The following nucleotide sequence is from Oceanibaculum indicum P24.
GAGCACGCTGCTGCGCTGCTGCAACCTGCTGGAAGTGCCGGACGAGGGGTCGATCCGCGTCGATGGCGTGGAGCTGCTGGATCCGCAGACCGACATCAACCGCATGCGCCAGCGCATCGGCATGGTGTTCCAGTCCTTCAACCTCTACCCGCATATGAGCGTGCTGGCGAACGTCATGCTGGCGCTGCGCAAGGTGCTGAAGAAAAGCAAGGCTGAGGCACGCGAGATCGCCGAGGCAGCGCTGGCGCGCGTCGGGCTGGCCGACAAGCTGGACTCCTACCCCGCCCAGCTGTCCGGCGGGCAGCAGCAGCGCGCGGCGATTGCCCGCGCGATGGCGCTGGAGCCGAAGATCATGCTGTTCGACGAGCCGACCTCCGCGCTGGACCCGGAACTGGTCGGCAGCGTGCTGCAGGTGATGCATGAACTGCGCGACGCCGGCATGACCATGATGGTGGTCAGCCACGAGATGCGCTTTGCCCGCGACGCCGCCGACCGCGTGGTGTTCATGGATGGCGGGGTGATCGTCGAACAGGGCCCGCCGGCCGCGATATTCGGATCGCCCGGGCACGAGCGCACCCGCGCCTTTCTCGCGAACTTCCAGGCGTAACGCCATGAGCGGGCTGGATATTTTCCTCGACGCCTTCTTCAACCAGAAGGTCATCGACAGATACCTGCCGGATATCCTCTGGGGCATGGTGGTGACCGTGCAGGCCGCCGCCGCGGTGGTCGTCACCGGCATCCTGGCGGGTCTGCTGCTGGCGGCGATCCGCAGCTTCCACATCAGGCCGCTCAACTGGATGATCGTCGGCTTCGTCGACATCTTCCGCGCGCTGCCGCCGCTGGTCGTCATCCTGATCGTCTATTTCGGGCTGCCCAATGTCGGCATCAACCTGTCCAGCTTCGCCGTGCTGTGGCTGGTGCTCTCGCTGGTGCTGGCGGCATTTTCCGAGGAAATCTTCTGGGCCGGCATCGCCTCGATTCGCAAGGGCCAGTGGGAAGCCGCGCGCTCGACCGGCCTGACGCTCGCCCAGACGCTGGCCTACATCATCCTGCCGCAGGCGGTGCGCCTGACCGTGCCGCCGCTGACCAACCGCACCATCGCCATCACCAAGAACACGGCGCTGGGGGCGGTCATCGGCGTGCCGGAAATACTGATGCAGGCGCAGACCGCGCAGAGCTTTTCCGGCAATGCGACGCCGCTGCTGCTGGGCTCGCTCGCCTATGTCGCGCTGTTCGTGCCGGTGGTGATCCTGGGGCGCTGGCTGGAAACCCGCTTCGCCTGGGACCGGGCGTAGGAGCCACGCATGGACCTGCTGCTCGACCAGTTCTTCAACATCGACATCATGCGCCAGGTGCTGCCACTGCTGCTGCGCGGGCTGGGCATGACGCTGCTGCTGTGCCTCGCGGTGATCCCGCTGGGCCTTGTCGGCGGCCTCGTGATCGCGCTGGTCTGCCGCAGCCGCTACCGACCGTTGCGCTGGGCGGCCTTCGCGCTGGTCGATTTCTTCCGCGCCGTGCCGCC
It contains:
- a CDS encoding amino acid ABC transporter permease, which encodes MSGLDIFLDAFFNQKVIDRYLPDILWGMVVTVQAAAAVVVTGILAGLLLAAIRSFHIRPLNWMIVGFVDIFRALPPLVVILIVYFGLPNVGINLSSFAVLWLVLSLVLAAFSEEIFWAGIASIRKGQWEAARSTGLTLAQTLAYIILPQAVRLTVPPLTNRTIAITKNTALGAVIGVPEILMQAQTAQSFSGNATPLLLGSLAYVALFVPVVILGRWLETRFAWDRA
- a CDS encoding amino acid ABC transporter ATP-binding protein — translated: MLDIAGLRKNYADLEVLKGIDLAVAPQELVFVIGPSGSGKSTLLRCCNLLEVPDEGSIRVDGVELLDPQTDINRMRQRIGMVFQSFNLYPHMSVLANVMLALRKVLKKSKAEAREIAEAALARVGLADKLDSYPAQLSGGQQQRAAIARAMALEPKIMLFDEPTSALDPELVGSVLQVMHELRDAGMTMMVVSHEMRFARDAADRVVFMDGGVIVEQGPPAAIFGSPGHERTRAFLANFQA